One Campylobacterota bacterium DNA window includes the following coding sequences:
- a CDS encoding thioredoxin family protein encodes MKKIVLALSLVASCAFAELKWASSYDAALSQAKKEKKNVMVMLSREECPACEYMNDVVFEEKAISAEVHKYYVPVHIDIHKDFVPEGLSYIGTPTFHFLNASGKKIGRHDGAANIPTFMGILNKYKK; translated from the coding sequence ATGAAAAAAATCGTACTCGCTTTGTCCCTCGTTGCCTCGTGCGCGTTTGCCGAACTCAAATGGGCTTCGTCGTACGACGCGGCGCTTTCTCAGGCGAAAAAAGAGAAGAAGAACGTGATGGTGATGCTCTCGCGCGAAGAGTGCCCCGCGTGTGAATACATGAACGACGTGGTATTCGAAGAGAAGGCGATCAGCGCGGAGGTGCATAAATATTATGTCCCCGTCCACATCGACATTCACAAAGACTTCGTCCCCGAAGGGCTTTCGTACATCGGTACGCCGACGTTCCATTTTCTGAACGCCTCGGGCAAAAAAATCGGACGCCACGACGGTGCCGCGAATATCCCCACGTTTATGGGGATTTTGAACAAGTATAAAAAATAA